A single Lolium perenne isolate Kyuss_39 chromosome 6, Kyuss_2.0, whole genome shotgun sequence DNA region contains:
- the LOC127307842 gene encoding kinesin-like protein KIN-14D isoform X1: protein MSIRTPNAASDPARRRADAVGWLRGVFPDVPLPTPSDASDNDLHAALSGGRLLCALLRKICPGALLDDASTDNVGRFRAAVERMGVPTFSAFDLERGQMTAVVDCILALRDRFGSRISEEHGFSFLTRSDSEGSRRHMEAKLQRVLTSPIMSEPSSPSLGADLYSPSGVFQMKQGGYADLPGCKVSDLMKSSSLDNAPTQSLLGVVNSIVDESIERKNGQIPYRIACLLRKVIVEIERRMSSQAGHIRNQNNLIKAREEKYQSRIRVLEALAGGASGQTHMEKDKQLPEEDMARLMKCQEEVVRLMKEKEDMARLLKEKEDMVRLLKEKEDMVRLLKEKEDIIDLKNVKVEERQLIADERKDRLLKEKDDSIVRLKKEKQEVVRLLKEKEDMVSLLMAKEDMVDLKKVMVQETQRITDEGKDRLLKEKDDTIVRLTKEKEEMVRLMKGKEDTGIDRLIAEKSTNVVMLTQEKEEMIKLLKEKEDIILLMKEKENMFMLMTEKEDKVDLKKGTVENMKQLSDEDAHTSTKEKSDIIRLMKESEDSNNSIMKLKLELEALRSLHEENCKLLESKNKDIVKLIADKEDSAGIILQLRQDMSTKENDKILKLMNEKEHGNNIILKVNMEMKALQSSYEEACKLLESKEKDVVTLLADKEEARKLLESKEKDVVKLLADKEDNASLILQLREELEAAKRLHERDSQQLEARASQLKEELEQRIKEVELMLEDSIKKRREHEEVLKSRIQFWEQKGIVVNQFVGLQIQNVQDLRLCSVSVRHDILNCQQRWLEELAGLGQDLKVVTNAAEKYHAALAENRKLFNEIQELKGNVRVLCRIRPFQPGEDEKSSSVEYIGENGELVLSNPTKPKEGSKNFTFNKVFGPTTTQDNVFKDIQPLIRSVLDGYNVCIFAYGQTGSGKTYTMMGPEKATEKEWGVNYRALNDLFNISRDRQDTITYELSVQMIEIYNEQIRDLLSAGGVQKKIGIQNTIQPNGIAVPDATMCPVHSTSHVIELMQTGHGNRAMSATALNERSSRSHSVVTIHVRGQDLKTGNTLRGALHLVDLAGSERVDRSAVTGDRLKEAQHINKSLAALGDVIFSLSQKNAHVPYRNSKLTQVLQTSLGGHAKTLMFVQVNPDVTSYTETLSTLKFAERVSGVELGVARTNKEGKEGKDVRELMDQLSMLQDTISKKDDEIEQLQLLNTSSLKSNRQAGSLLKHSSSSPGMTSLAKVSSVGSGAASDLDNFSDISDRQSEAGSTLSIEPEASGLGDIDSDGRLSDASDGGNSTGAETDCSVSSAVDQGQDKTSSAAKVRLTKAVSRVQKLTVPKASGLRPKPRDPPVPKPSAPTGTRRSTTQATPSARVTGTAKRGP, encoded by the exons ATGTCCATCCGCACCCCCAATGCCGCGTCAGACCCAG CGAGGCGGCGGGCGGACGCCGTCGGGTGGCTGCGCGGGGTGTTCCCGGACGTGCCCCTCCCGACACCGTCGGACGCCTCCGACAACGACCTGCACGCCGCGCTCTCCGGCGGCAGGCTGCTCTGCGCGCTCCTCAGGAAGATCTGCCCCGGCGCCCTGCTGGACGACGCCTCCACGGACAATGTAGGAAGGTTCCGCGCAGCCGTCGAGCGGATGGGTGTGCCCACCTTCAGCGCCTTCGACCTCGAGAGG GGCCAAATGACAGCTGTTGTGGATTGCATTCTCGCCCTCAGGGATCGGTTCGGGTCACGCATCAGCGAAGAACACGGCTTCAGTTTCCTCACCAGAAGCGATAGCGAAGGAAGCAGAAGGCACATGGAGGCCAAGCTGCAAAGAGTGCTCACCAGTCCAATTATGTCAG AACCGTCCAGTCCTTCATTAGGGGCCGACCTGTATTCTCCGTCGGGAGTATTTCAGATGAAACAAGGGGGGTATGCTGATCTTCCTGGCTGTAAAGTTTCAGACTTAATGAAATCCTCCAGCTTGGAC AATGCACCCACTCAGTCACTTCTCGGAGTCGTAAACAGCATCGTTGATGAGAGCATCGAGAGGAAGAATGGACAGATACCTTAT CGCATTGCTTGCTTGCTGAGGAAGGTCATAGTTGAAATTGAACGACGTATGTCTTCTCAGGCTGGGCATATACGAAAT CAAAATAACCTGATTAAAGCTCGCGAAGAGAAGTATCAATCAAGGATAAGAGTGCTAGAGGCACTAGCAGGTGGGGCAAGCGGGCAAACACAT ATGGAGAAAGATAAGCAACTACCAGAGGAAGATATGGCTAGGCTGATGAAATGCCAGGAAGAGGTGGTTAGGTTGATGAAAGAAAAGGAAGATATGGCTAGGTTGCTGAAGGAGAAGGAAGATATGGTTAGGTTGTTGAAGGAGAAGGAAGATATGGTTAGACTATTGAAGGAGAAGGAAGATATTATTGACTTGAAAAATGTGAAGGTTGAAGAAAGACAACTAATAGCAGATGAAAGAAAAGATAGGTTACTTAAGGAGAAGGATGATAGTATAGTTAGATTGAAAAAGGAGAAGCAAGAAGTGGTTAGGTTACTGAAGGAGAAGGAAGATATGGTCAGTTTGTTAATGGCGAAGGAAGATATGGTTGACTTAAAAAAAGTCATGGTTCAAGAAACACAAAGAATAACAGATGAGGGAAAAGATAGGTTACTTAAGGAGAAGGATGATACTATAGTTCGATTGACAAAGGAGAAGGAAGAGATGGTTAGGCTGATGAAGGGCAAGGAAGATACTGGTATTGATAGGCTGATTGCAGAGAAGAGCACTAATGTGGTTATGTTGACACAGGAGAAGGAAGAGATGATTAAGTTGCTGAAAGAGAAGGAAGATATAATTCTATTAATGAAGGAGAAGGAAAACATGTTCATGTTAATGACGGAGAAGGAAGATAAGGTTGACTTGAAGAAAGGCACAGTTGAAAACATGAAGCAACTAAGCGATGAagatgcacatacatcaactaagGAGAAGAGTGACATAATTAGGTTGATGAAGGAAAGTGAGGATTCTAACAATTCAATTATGAAACTTAAGCTGGAATTAGAAGCATTAAGATCATTACATGAGGAGAACTGCAAGTTGTTAGAATCTAAGAATAAAGATATTGTTAAGCTTATTGCAGACAAGGAAGACAGTGCCGGTATAATTTTGCAACTAAGGCAAGACATGTCAACTAAGGAGAATGACAAAATTCTTAAGTTGATGAACGAAAAAGAGCACGGTAACAACATAATTTTGAAAGTTAACATGGAAATGAAAGCATTACAATCATCATATGAGGAAGCCTGCAAACTGTTAGAATCCAAGGAGAAGGATGTAGTTACGCTTCTTGCAGATAAGGAAGAAGCCAGAAAATTGTTAGAATCTAAGGAGAAAGATGTAGTTAAGCTTCTTGCCGATAAGGAAGACAATGCTAGTTTAATTCTTCAACTCAGAGAGGAGCTTGAAGCAGCAAAAAGGTTACACGAGAGAGATAGTCAGCAATTAGAGGCCAGAGCTTCCCAACTAAAGGAGGAGCTGGAACAGAGGATAAAAGAAGTAGAGCTCATGTTAGAGGATTCTATCAAGAAAAGAAGAGAACATGAGGAAGTATTGAAATCTAGAATCCAGTTCTGGGAGCAGAAAGGAATAGTGGTCAACCAATTTGTGGGTTTGCAAATACAAAACGTTCAG GATTTGAGGCTATGTTCTGTTTCAGTTAGGCATGATATTCTGAATTGTCAACAAAGATGGCTTGAAGAACTAGCTGGCCTTG GACAAGACCTTAAGGTGGTAACCAATGCTGCAGAAAAATATCATGCAGCTCTTGCAGAAAACAGGAAGTTATTCAATGAGATTCAGGAACTTAAAG GAAATGTCAGAGTTTTATGTCGGATAAGACCGTTTCAACCTGGGGAAGATGAGAAATCCAGTTCAGTTGAATATATTGGCGAAAATGGTGAACTTGTTTTATCGAACCCTACAAAACCGAAGGAAGGGAGCAAAAATTTCACATTTAACAAAGTTTTTGGCCCTACCACTACACAAG ATAATGTCTTCAAGGACATTCAGCCTCTAATTAGATCAGTTCTTGATGGCTACAATGTTTGCATTTTCGCATATGGTCAAACTGGATCAGGGAAAACATACACTATG ATGGGTCCTGAAAAGGCAACTGAGAAGGAATGGGGCGTCAATTATAGAGCACTAAATGACCTTTTCAATATCTCCCGTGACCGACAAGATACTATCACGTATGAACTTAGTGTTCAAATGATTGAGATCTACAATGAGCAAATTCGTGATCTCCTTAGTGCTGGTGGTGTGCAGAAGAAA ATAGGGATTCAGAATACCATCCAGCCCAACGGAATAGCTGTTCCTGACGCAACGATGTGTCCTGTACACTCAACTTCTCATGTTATTGAGCTAATGCAAACTGGGCACGGCAATAGAGCCATGAGTGCTACAGCATTAAACGAGAGAAGCAGCAGATCTCACAG TGTTGTGACCATTCATGTCCGAGGCCAGGATCTAAAAACTGGGAACACTTTACGTGGCGCTCTACACCTTGTGGATCTTGCTGGAAGTGAGAGGGTGGACCGCTCTGCGGTTACAGGAGACAGGCTCAAAGAAGCACAACACATCAACAAATCtcttgctgctcttggggatgttaTATTTTCTTTATCACAGAAGAATGCCCATGTACCATACCGAAATAGCAAGCTTACACAAGTCTTGCAAACTTcactgg GTGGGCATGCAAAGACTCTAATGTTTGTGCAGGTTAACCCAGATGTTACATCTTATACAGAGACCTTAAGTACTCTTAAATTTGCGGAGCGAGTGTCTGGGGTGGAACTAGGTGTTGCGAGGACCAATAAGGAGGGAAAAGAAGGCAAAGATGTCAGAGAATTGATGGATCAG CTTTCAATGCTCCAAGATACTATTTCGAAGAAGGATGATGAAATCGAACAGCTGCAACTACTCAATACTAGCTCACTGAAGTCCAACAGACAAGCTGGTTCCCTATTGAAgcattcttcctcttctccgggcATGACATCACTAGCAAAGGTCTCAAGTGTTGGCAGCGGAGCAGCTTCTGATCTTGATAACTTCTCTGACATTAGTGACAGGCAATCTGAAGCTGGGTCCACGCTCTCCATTGAACCTGAGGCTTCTGGTCTTGGTGATATTGACTCTGACGGAAGGTTAAGTGATGCATCTGATGGAGGCAATTCTACCGGTGCAGAAACTGACTGTTCAGTAAGCAGCGCGGTGGACCAAGGGCAAGACAAAACGTCTAGCGCTGCGAAAGTGCGGTT GACAAAAGCGGTATCTCGTGTTCAGAAGTTGACAGTCCCAAAAGCATCAGGCTTGCGGCCTAAACCAAGGGATCCTCCTGTTCCTAAACCCTCAG CGCCAACAGGGACACGAAGAAGTACCACCCAAGCAACTCCATCGGCGAGAGTTACTGGTACTGCAAAGCGGGGACCATAG
- the LOC127307842 gene encoding kinesin-like protein KIN-14D isoform X2 translates to MSSQAGHIRNQNNLIKAREEKYQSRIRVLEALAGGASGQTHMEKDKQLPEEDMARLMKCQEEVVRLMKEKEDMARLLKEKEDMVRLLKEKEDMVRLLKEKEDIIDLKNVKVEERQLIADERKDRLLKEKDDSIVRLKKEKQEVVRLLKEKEDMVSLLMAKEDMVDLKKVMVQETQRITDEGKDRLLKEKDDTIVRLTKEKEEMVRLMKGKEDTGIDRLIAEKSTNVVMLTQEKEEMIKLLKEKEDIILLMKEKENMFMLMTEKEDKVDLKKGTVENMKQLSDEDAHTSTKEKSDIIRLMKESEDSNNSIMKLKLELEALRSLHEENCKLLESKNKDIVKLIADKEDSAGIILQLRQDMSTKENDKILKLMNEKEHGNNIILKVNMEMKALQSSYEEACKLLESKEKDVVTLLADKEEARKLLESKEKDVVKLLADKEDNASLILQLREELEAAKRLHERDSQQLEARASQLKEELEQRIKEVELMLEDSIKKRREHEEVLKSRIQFWEQKGIVVNQFVGLQIQNVQDLRLCSVSVRHDILNCQQRWLEELAGLGQDLKVVTNAAEKYHAALAENRKLFNEIQELKGNVRVLCRIRPFQPGEDEKSSSVEYIGENGELVLSNPTKPKEGSKNFTFNKVFGPTTTQDNVFKDIQPLIRSVLDGYNVCIFAYGQTGSGKTYTMMGPEKATEKEWGVNYRALNDLFNISRDRQDTITYELSVQMIEIYNEQIRDLLSAGGVQKKIGIQNTIQPNGIAVPDATMCPVHSTSHVIELMQTGHGNRAMSATALNERSSRSHSVVTIHVRGQDLKTGNTLRGALHLVDLAGSERVDRSAVTGDRLKEAQHINKSLAALGDVIFSLSQKNAHVPYRNSKLTQVLQTSLGGHAKTLMFVQVNPDVTSYTETLSTLKFAERVSGVELGVARTNKEGKEGKDVRELMDQLSMLQDTISKKDDEIEQLQLLNTSSLKSNRQAGSLLKHSSSSPGMTSLAKVSSVGSGAASDLDNFSDISDRQSEAGSTLSIEPEASGLGDIDSDGRLSDASDGGNSTGAETDCSVSSAVDQGQDKTSSAAKVRLTKAVSRVQKLTVPKASGLRPKPRDPPVPKPSAPTGTRRSTTQATPSARVTGTAKRGP, encoded by the exons ATGTCTTCTCAGGCTGGGCATATACGAAAT CAAAATAACCTGATTAAAGCTCGCGAAGAGAAGTATCAATCAAGGATAAGAGTGCTAGAGGCACTAGCAGGTGGGGCAAGCGGGCAAACACAT ATGGAGAAAGATAAGCAACTACCAGAGGAAGATATGGCTAGGCTGATGAAATGCCAGGAAGAGGTGGTTAGGTTGATGAAAGAAAAGGAAGATATGGCTAGGTTGCTGAAGGAGAAGGAAGATATGGTTAGGTTGTTGAAGGAGAAGGAAGATATGGTTAGACTATTGAAGGAGAAGGAAGATATTATTGACTTGAAAAATGTGAAGGTTGAAGAAAGACAACTAATAGCAGATGAAAGAAAAGATAGGTTACTTAAGGAGAAGGATGATAGTATAGTTAGATTGAAAAAGGAGAAGCAAGAAGTGGTTAGGTTACTGAAGGAGAAGGAAGATATGGTCAGTTTGTTAATGGCGAAGGAAGATATGGTTGACTTAAAAAAAGTCATGGTTCAAGAAACACAAAGAATAACAGATGAGGGAAAAGATAGGTTACTTAAGGAGAAGGATGATACTATAGTTCGATTGACAAAGGAGAAGGAAGAGATGGTTAGGCTGATGAAGGGCAAGGAAGATACTGGTATTGATAGGCTGATTGCAGAGAAGAGCACTAATGTGGTTATGTTGACACAGGAGAAGGAAGAGATGATTAAGTTGCTGAAAGAGAAGGAAGATATAATTCTATTAATGAAGGAGAAGGAAAACATGTTCATGTTAATGACGGAGAAGGAAGATAAGGTTGACTTGAAGAAAGGCACAGTTGAAAACATGAAGCAACTAAGCGATGAagatgcacatacatcaactaagGAGAAGAGTGACATAATTAGGTTGATGAAGGAAAGTGAGGATTCTAACAATTCAATTATGAAACTTAAGCTGGAATTAGAAGCATTAAGATCATTACATGAGGAGAACTGCAAGTTGTTAGAATCTAAGAATAAAGATATTGTTAAGCTTATTGCAGACAAGGAAGACAGTGCCGGTATAATTTTGCAACTAAGGCAAGACATGTCAACTAAGGAGAATGACAAAATTCTTAAGTTGATGAACGAAAAAGAGCACGGTAACAACATAATTTTGAAAGTTAACATGGAAATGAAAGCATTACAATCATCATATGAGGAAGCCTGCAAACTGTTAGAATCCAAGGAGAAGGATGTAGTTACGCTTCTTGCAGATAAGGAAGAAGCCAGAAAATTGTTAGAATCTAAGGAGAAAGATGTAGTTAAGCTTCTTGCCGATAAGGAAGACAATGCTAGTTTAATTCTTCAACTCAGAGAGGAGCTTGAAGCAGCAAAAAGGTTACACGAGAGAGATAGTCAGCAATTAGAGGCCAGAGCTTCCCAACTAAAGGAGGAGCTGGAACAGAGGATAAAAGAAGTAGAGCTCATGTTAGAGGATTCTATCAAGAAAAGAAGAGAACATGAGGAAGTATTGAAATCTAGAATCCAGTTCTGGGAGCAGAAAGGAATAGTGGTCAACCAATTTGTGGGTTTGCAAATACAAAACGTTCAG GATTTGAGGCTATGTTCTGTTTCAGTTAGGCATGATATTCTGAATTGTCAACAAAGATGGCTTGAAGAACTAGCTGGCCTTG GACAAGACCTTAAGGTGGTAACCAATGCTGCAGAAAAATATCATGCAGCTCTTGCAGAAAACAGGAAGTTATTCAATGAGATTCAGGAACTTAAAG GAAATGTCAGAGTTTTATGTCGGATAAGACCGTTTCAACCTGGGGAAGATGAGAAATCCAGTTCAGTTGAATATATTGGCGAAAATGGTGAACTTGTTTTATCGAACCCTACAAAACCGAAGGAAGGGAGCAAAAATTTCACATTTAACAAAGTTTTTGGCCCTACCACTACACAAG ATAATGTCTTCAAGGACATTCAGCCTCTAATTAGATCAGTTCTTGATGGCTACAATGTTTGCATTTTCGCATATGGTCAAACTGGATCAGGGAAAACATACACTATG ATGGGTCCTGAAAAGGCAACTGAGAAGGAATGGGGCGTCAATTATAGAGCACTAAATGACCTTTTCAATATCTCCCGTGACCGACAAGATACTATCACGTATGAACTTAGTGTTCAAATGATTGAGATCTACAATGAGCAAATTCGTGATCTCCTTAGTGCTGGTGGTGTGCAGAAGAAA ATAGGGATTCAGAATACCATCCAGCCCAACGGAATAGCTGTTCCTGACGCAACGATGTGTCCTGTACACTCAACTTCTCATGTTATTGAGCTAATGCAAACTGGGCACGGCAATAGAGCCATGAGTGCTACAGCATTAAACGAGAGAAGCAGCAGATCTCACAG TGTTGTGACCATTCATGTCCGAGGCCAGGATCTAAAAACTGGGAACACTTTACGTGGCGCTCTACACCTTGTGGATCTTGCTGGAAGTGAGAGGGTGGACCGCTCTGCGGTTACAGGAGACAGGCTCAAAGAAGCACAACACATCAACAAATCtcttgctgctcttggggatgttaTATTTTCTTTATCACAGAAGAATGCCCATGTACCATACCGAAATAGCAAGCTTACACAAGTCTTGCAAACTTcactgg GTGGGCATGCAAAGACTCTAATGTTTGTGCAGGTTAACCCAGATGTTACATCTTATACAGAGACCTTAAGTACTCTTAAATTTGCGGAGCGAGTGTCTGGGGTGGAACTAGGTGTTGCGAGGACCAATAAGGAGGGAAAAGAAGGCAAAGATGTCAGAGAATTGATGGATCAG CTTTCAATGCTCCAAGATACTATTTCGAAGAAGGATGATGAAATCGAACAGCTGCAACTACTCAATACTAGCTCACTGAAGTCCAACAGACAAGCTGGTTCCCTATTGAAgcattcttcctcttctccgggcATGACATCACTAGCAAAGGTCTCAAGTGTTGGCAGCGGAGCAGCTTCTGATCTTGATAACTTCTCTGACATTAGTGACAGGCAATCTGAAGCTGGGTCCACGCTCTCCATTGAACCTGAGGCTTCTGGTCTTGGTGATATTGACTCTGACGGAAGGTTAAGTGATGCATCTGATGGAGGCAATTCTACCGGTGCAGAAACTGACTGTTCAGTAAGCAGCGCGGTGGACCAAGGGCAAGACAAAACGTCTAGCGCTGCGAAAGTGCGGTT GACAAAAGCGGTATCTCGTGTTCAGAAGTTGACAGTCCCAAAAGCATCAGGCTTGCGGCCTAAACCAAGGGATCCTCCTGTTCCTAAACCCTCAG CGCCAACAGGGACACGAAGAAGTACCACCCAAGCAACTCCATCGGCGAGAGTTACTGGTACTGCAAAGCGGGGACCATAG
- the LOC127307843 gene encoding monosaccharide-sensing protein 2, whose protein sequence is MSGAALVAIAASIGNLLQGWDNATIAGAVLYIKKEFQLEDNPTVEGLIVAMSLIGATIITTFSGPVSDMVGRRPMMILSSVLYFLSGLIMLWAPNVYVLLLARLIDGFGIGLAVTLVPLYISEIAPSEIRGRLNTLPQFSGSGGMFLSYCMVFGMSLLPSPDWRVMLGVLSVPSLFFFGLTVFFLPESPRWLVSKGRMAEAKKVLQRLRGREDVSGEMALLVEGLDVGGDTSIEEYIIGPNDGADDHVVDGDNEQITLYGPEEGQSWIARPSKGPSMLGSVFSLASRHGSMVNQSIPLMDPLVTLFGSVHENMPQAGGSMRSTLFPNFGSMLSVADQHPKGEHWDEENVHRDDDEYASGGDYEDNVHSPLLSRQTTNTDVKEQGQHGSTLGIRRRSMLGESGEAVSSTGIGGGWQLAYKWSERQGEDGKKEGGFKRIYLHQEGVPDSRRGSVVSLPGGDAPEGSGFIHAAALVSHSALYSKDHLEERMAAGPAMMHPSEAVPKGAVWKDLFEPGVRRALVVGVGIQMLQQFAGINGVLYYTPQILEQAGVSVLLSSLGLSSASASILISSLTTLLMLPSIGLAMRLMDISGRRFLLLGTIPILIASLIVLVVSNVINLSTVPHAVLSTVSVIVYFCCFVMGFGPIPNILCAEIFPTRVRGLCIAICALTFWICDIIVTYSLPVMLNAIGLAGVFGIYAAVCCISFVFVYLKVPETKGMPLEVITEFFAVGARQAQANIS, encoded by the exons ATGTCGGGCGCGGCTCTGGTCGCGATTGCGGCCTCCATCGGCAACCTGCTGCAGGGCTGGGACAATGCCACCATTGCGG GTGCCGTCCTGTACATCAAGAAGGAGTTCCAGCTGGAAGACAACCCCACCGTGGAAGGTTTGATCGTGGCCATGTCGCTCATCGGCGCGACCATCATCACCACCTTCTCCGGCCCCGTCTCCGACATGGTCGGCCGGCGCCCGATGATGATCCTCTCCTCGGTCCTCTACTTCCTCAGCGGCCTCATCATGCTCTGGGCGCCCAACGTGTACGTGCTGCTCCTGGCGCGCCTCATCGACGGCTTCGGCATCGGCCTCGCCGTCACCCTCGTGCCCCTCTACATCTCCGAGATCGCACCCTCGGAGATCAGGGGCCGCCTCAACACGCTGCCGCAGTTCAGCGGGTCCGGAGGGATGTTCCTCTCCTACTGCATGGTCTTCGGGATGTCGCTGCTGCCGTCGCCGGACTGGAGGGTCATGCTCGGGGTGCTCTCAGTTCCCTCGCTCTTCTTCTTCGGCCTCACGGTCTTCTTTCTCCCGGAGTCGCCCAGGTGGCTTGTCAGCAAGGGCCGGATGGCGGAGGCCAAGAAGGTGTTGCAGAGGCTGCGTGGAAGGGAGGATGTCTCAG GAGAAATGGCTCTTCTCGTTGAAGGTTTGGACGTTGGAGGAGACACCTCCATTGAAGAGTACATCATTGGACCTAACGACGGTGCTGACGATCATGTTGTTGATGGCGATAATGAGCAAATAACCCTATATGGACCTGAAGAGGGCCAATCATGGATTGCCCGACCTTCCAAAGGACCTAGCATGCTTGGAAGTGTGTTTTCCCTCGCATCCCGTCATGGCAGCATGGTGAACCAGAGTATACCCCTTATGGATCCTCTAGTCACGCTCTTTGGTAGTGTTCACGAGAACATGCCTCAAGCGGGAGGAAGCATGCGGAGCACATTGTTCCCCAACTTTGGCAGCATGCTCAGCGTGGCAGATCAGCATCCCAAAGGTGAGCACTGGGATGAGGAGAACGTTCACAGGGACGACGATGAATATGCATCTGGAGGCGACTATGAAGACAATGTCCACAGCCCGCTGCTGTCACGACAGACCACAAACACAGATGTGAAGGAGCAGGGTCAGCATGGAAGCACTTTGGGCATTAGAAGGCGAAGCATGTTGGGAGAGAGTGGGGAGGCCGTTAGCAGCACCGGTATTGGTGGGGGTTGGCAACTCGCATATAAATGGTCAGAGCGACAGGGTGAGGATGGCAAGAAGGAAGGAGGCTTCAAAAGGATCTACTTGCACCAAGAGGGAGTGCCAGACTCGAGAAGGGGCTCTGTTGTTTCACTTCCTGGTGGGGATGCCCCTGAAGGCAGTGGGTTTATACATGCTGCTGCTTTAGTAAGCCACTCGGCTCTTTATTCCAAGGATCATCTGGAAGAGCGTATGGCGGCCGGGCCAGCCATGATGCATCCATCGGAGGCAGTTCCCAAGGGCGCAGTATGGAAAGATCTGTTTGAACCTGGCGTCAGGCGTGCACTAGTCGTCGGTGTTGGAATTCAGATGCTTCAACAG TTCGCTGGAATAAATGGAGTTCTGTACTACACTCCCCAAATTCTTGAGCAAGCTGGTGTGTCGGTTCTTCTTTCCAGCCTCGGCCTCAGTTCAGCATCAGCATCCATCTTGATCAGTTCTCTCACTACCTTACTCATGCTCCCTAGCATTGGTTTAGCCATGAGACTTATGGATATATCTGGAAGAAG GTTTCTGCTACTCGGCACAATTCCAATCTTGATAGCATCTCTAATTGTCCTGGTTGTGTCCAACGTTATCAACTTGAGCACAGTGCCCCATGCAGTGCTCTCCACAGTCAGCGTCATCGTCTATTTCTGCTGCTTCGTCATGGGCTTTGGTCCAATCCCCAACATCCTGTGTGCGGAGATTTTCCCCACCAGGGTCCGCGGCCTCTGCATCGCCATCTGTGCTCTAACATTCTGGATATGTGACATCATTGTTACCTACAGCCTTCCAGTGATGCTGAATGCTATCGGACTGGCGGGTGTCTTCGGTATATATGCAGCTGTTTGCTGCATTTCATTCGTGTTCGTCTACCTCAAGGTCCCAGAGACAAAGGGCATGCCCCTCGAGGTCATCACCGAGTTCTTTGCAGTTGGGGCAAGGCAAGCACAGGCCAACATTTCCTGA